The genomic window AGGCGTCGCTCGCGCAGTGTGTGTCGAACGCGGCTTTGTCGGCGTACACGTCGAAGTACCAGAACTCGTCGGCGGTCTCGCTCGCTTGGCTCATCACGTAGACGAGCGTGCCCGGCTCCTTGCGCGACTGCGCGCACACCGACTCGTTCAGCGCCCTCAGCTCCTCGCGCTTCCCGGGCTTCGCAACGATGCGCGTCACGAACGCGATGCGGCTCATCGCAAGAAGTCCCGGCCGCCGTCGACCGTGATGCTGGTGCCGTTCACATAGCGGCCTTCTTCGCTGCACAAGAACGCGACCACGCGGCCGATGTCCTTCTCGCAGTCGCCCACGTAACCGACCGGGATGCCCTTGCAGTACTCGGCGTACTCCTCGGGCCGCGCCGCCTTCCAGCCCGCGAAGCCCGGCGACTCGGCGAGGGGAAGGATGTTGATCGCGCGAATCCCGTCCGCGCCCCACTCGACGGCCGCCGCGCGCGTGAGCGTGCGCGTGGCTTCCTTCACCGCGCCATAACAACCGTATCCGATCGGGTCGTGGCGCAGAGAAGCCGCCGTTCCGAGGTTGATGATCACGCCGCCGCGCTTCGCGAGATGCGGATGCGCCGCGCGCATGAAACGGTGCGTCGCGAGCGGGCCCGACGCGAAGCCCGCGAGGAACGCCTCGTCCGTCACGTCGAGCAAGCGGCCGAGGGGCACCTCCTGCGCGTTGTTCACGAGAATCGAGAGCCCCCCGAGCTCGCGCACCGTGGCGTCGACCGTGCGCTGCACGTCGCCAGCGTCGCACACGTCGCAGCGCAGCGCGACCGCGCGCCCGCCGCGCGCGGCGATTTGCTTCGCGGTCTCCTCGCACTTCGCGAGCGTGCGCCCCGCGACGGCGACCGCCGCGCCTTCCGCCGCGAGCGCGAGCGCGATGCCCTGACCGACGCCTTGTCCCGCGCCGGTGACGAGTGCGAACTGTCCGGAGAGCTTGCCCATGCGTGATTCTCCTCCGCGTGATGCGCTGATGCTCAGGATGCGCCAATGCGAGAGGCCACGCCGTCGCAGCCTTTGCAGCGAAACGCTGCGAGAGGGAACGCTGCGAGGAAAGGCTGCGAGCGAGCGCGAAACGATGCGAGGAAGAGCCTCGCGGGCGAAGGCCGCGCTTGCTTCGCAGTGTTTGCGGGGAGAAGATGGGCCGGAACGAGGGCCGACGGCGCGAAGGCTGGTCGGTCCATTACCTGTTGGGCGGCGTGAAGAACCTCAGAGTCATTGGCCTGCTGCTGGCCTTCGCGTCCTCGTGCTTCCTCGTATCTGAAGACGAGGTCGCGCGAGTCATTTCCCCCGACGGCAGAGTCGACGCCATCCTCATCGAGACGAATGGCGGCGCGACCACGTCGTTTGGCTATCGCGTGCTTCTCGCTAGGCACGGCTTCCATTGGCGGCTCGCAACCGAAGTCGCGGCGTTGTACGGAGCGGTTCGCTCCGAGACCGCCTACGGTGCGAACCTCCGGTGGCGCAGCCCCAACCAACTCGCGGTGGAGTACCTCGAAGCGGACGAGGCTCGCGTCTTCAGAGCTGACGCGTTTGTTGGTGGCATCACTGTGCGGACGACGCTCGCTTCGGGTGTATCAGACCCAACGGCACCGCCTGGTGGCATGCTCTACAACCTCGAGGGCCGTCCCTTCGACTAGTTCGTAGATGCCCTCGCACGCCGCCCAACCATGCAATGAAGCTGACCGGCCGCCGCTCAGAGGCTCGCAACAGCACAGACCGTCGGCCGGCCGGTCCGGAGTTGTCGCGCGGCTGGCCGAGCACACATGGTAGGTTTGCGGCGGCCGGCAGCTTATTGCCGATCCGTTGGACGGCGGGATGAAGAAGGCACCCAAGTTCGACGAGGCTGACCGCGAAGCCGTGATTCGAGCGGTCGAAGATCGACTCGGTGTGCGGCTGTCACCGGTCGGCCGGCGTCGCAAGTGGCTCCGCGACGGCGATGGGCGCAGCTACTGGGTCCTCGGCGGCTACGGCGAGTGGCACGGCATCCCCGAAGAGATGGTCGACGCCGAGGCGAAGAACCCGACCACTGGGATGCTCGTCATCGCCAACCGCAAACGTGAAGCGCTGCAGGTCTTCGTCGGCCCAGTTGATCCCGTCATTCGCAATCGGAACAGGCTCTACCGAGCGCGCAAGACCACTGGCGACTACCAGTTCACCCTCACGCAGAAGGGTAATCGCCTCCACATAAATCAGGTCCCAGGGTTCGCGCTGACGGAACTCTCAACCTTCGGTTACACGGCAGATGAGAAGGCCAAAGATCAGGGCGTCCACGCGGTCAAGGGCTTATTGCGGAAGCTCACGAAGGAACAAATCGCGGAGCTTCTTCGTGACCTCGACGAAGAGAAATAGAACAGCGTCAGGTGGCCCGCCGTCCAACAAGGCGCTGCAGCTGACCGTCAAGGGCCGCGCTTCGATCAACCGCGGTAGAGTCTGGCGGCGACGCTCGGCGCTTCGGGCCACCACGGCGGCGGCCCTTGCCGGCAGCTGAGCGCCGATCCGTTGGGCAGCGTGAAGATGCTTCTGAAGCGAGCCTAGTTCCTCGCACTACTCGTTCTCGCAGTTCCGTTGGCGTCGCGCGCTGGGAGTCCATGGGTTCGCGGCGACCTTGCCACGATGGTGGAG from Deltaproteobacteria bacterium includes these protein-coding regions:
- a CDS encoding SDR family oxidoreductase → MGKLSGQFALVTGAGQGVGQGIALALAAEGAAVAVAGRTLAKCEETAKQIAARGGRAVALRCDVCDAGDVQRTVDATVRELGGLSILVNNAQEVPLGRLLDVTDEAFLAGFASGPLATHRFMRAAHPHLAKRGGVIINLGTAASLRHDPIGYGCYGAVKEATRTLTRAAAVEWGADGIRAINILPLAESPGFAGWKAARPEEYAEYCKGIPVGYVGDCEKDIGRVVAFLCSEEGRYVNGTSITVDGGRDFLR
- a CDS encoding antibiotic biosynthesis monooxygenase encodes the protein MSRIAFVTRIVAKPGKREELRALNESVCAQSRKEPGTLVYVMSQASETADEFWYFDVYADKAAFDTHCASDAYKHMLAKLGPLVAEVKATPLSPFAAVNFE